A window from Chlamydia gallinacea 08-1274/3 encodes these proteins:
- the hctB gene encoding histone H1-like DNA-binding protein Hc2 — protein sequence MLGVQKKRSSKKTATKVVRKPAAKKSTARKATARKTVRKATSRKSVAKKTATKKPAAKRSTARKATARKTVRKATSRKSVAKKTATKKPAAKKSTARKATARKTVRKATSRKSVAKKTATKKPAAKKVVSKTATRKCATKSVCCKNHKHTAACKQVCSSSAKRRYSSKGRVRTAHGWRQQLMKLVAR from the coding sequence ATGTTAGGAGTACAAAAAAAACGTAGCAGCAAGAAAACGGCAACGAAGGTTGTACGTAAGCCAGCTGCTAAAAAGTCTACGGCTCGCAAGGCGACAGCACGTAAGACAGTAAGAAAAGCGACATCTCGCAAGAGTGTAGCTAAGAAAACTGCTACTAAAAAGCCAGCTGCTAAAAGGTCTACGGCTCGCAAGGCGACAGCACGTAAGACAGTAAGAAAAGCGACATCTCGCAAGAGTGTAGCTAAGAAAACTGCTACTAAAAAGCCAGCTGCTAAAAAGTCTACGGCTCGTAAGGCGACAGCACGTAAGACAGTAAGAAAAGCGACATCTCGCAAGAGTGTAGCTAAGAAAACTGCTACTAAAAAGCCAGCTGCTAAAAAAGTTGTAAGTAAAACAGCTACAAGAAAATGCGCAACAAAATCTGTTTGCTGCAAAAATCATAAGCATACCGCAGCTTGTAAGCAAGTATGCTCTTCTTCTGCGAAAAGAAGATACAGTTCTAAAGGTCGTGTTCGCACAGCTCATGGTTGGCGTCAGCAGTTAATGAAATTAGTTGCTCGCTAG
- the sucB gene encoding dihydrolipoyllysine-residue succinyltransferase: MITEVRIPNVAESISTVTIASLLVTSESLVQENQGILEIESDKVNQLIYSPASGRIVWEVSEGDSVSVGGLVAKIYDANEAIPETTEHIPEENTTIEAEIICFPRTTSQEPPAKGKTFVPLRDQIQNNPKETKQNEVRERMSSIRKTISRRLVSSLHESAMLTTFNEIHMNPLMDLRRENQERFLSRYHVKLGLMSFFVKAVVAALKSYPCINAFIDKDEIVYRQYYDIGIAVGTERGLLVPVIRGCDTLSNGDIEGQLTDLASRAREGKISVSELEGGCFTITNGGVYGSLLSTPIINPPQVGILGMHKIQKRPVVINDEITIADMMYVALSYDHRIIDGQEAVGFLVQIKDAIECPESLLSF, from the coding sequence ATGATTACAGAAGTGCGCATTCCTAATGTTGCTGAATCTATAAGTACAGTGACTATAGCGTCTCTTTTAGTTACTTCAGAAAGTTTGGTACAAGAAAATCAAGGGATTCTAGAGATTGAAAGTGATAAGGTAAATCAACTGATTTATTCTCCAGCTTCAGGAAGAATTGTTTGGGAAGTTTCTGAGGGAGATAGCGTTTCTGTAGGAGGACTTGTAGCTAAGATATACGATGCTAATGAAGCAATTCCTGAAACTACAGAACACATTCCTGAAGAAAATACCACAATAGAAGCAGAAATCATTTGTTTCCCAAGAACAACCTCCCAAGAACCTCCAGCAAAAGGAAAGACCTTTGTTCCTTTGCGTGATCAGATACAAAACAATCCTAAAGAAACAAAGCAAAATGAAGTTCGTGAGCGTATGTCTTCGATACGAAAAACGATTTCCCGTCGTTTGGTATCGTCCCTTCATGAATCCGCTATGTTAACCACATTTAATGAAATTCATATGAATCCATTGATGGATTTACGTAGGGAAAATCAGGAGAGGTTTTTGTCTCGGTATCATGTAAAATTAGGTTTAATGTCTTTTTTTGTTAAAGCTGTTGTTGCAGCTCTCAAGTCCTATCCATGTATCAATGCCTTTATTGATAAGGATGAGATTGTTTATCGCCAGTATTATGATATTGGTATAGCTGTGGGAACAGAACGAGGCCTTCTTGTCCCTGTGATTCGAGGATGTGATACTCTTTCTAATGGGGATATTGAAGGACAACTTACCGATTTAGCTTCGAGAGCACGTGAAGGAAAAATTTCTGTTTCTGAATTAGAGGGCGGATGCTTTACCATTACCAATGGTGGTGTTTACGGATCTCTGCTATCTACACCAATTATTAATCCTCCTCAAGTTGGGATTTTAGGCATGCATAAAATACAGAAACGCCCTGTGGTTATAAATGATGAAATAACCATTGCAGATATGATGTATGTAGCTTTGAGCTATGATCATCGCATTATCGATGGGCAGGAAGCTGTAGGGTTCTTAGTTCAAATTAAGGATGCTATCGAATGTCCCGAATCTCTACTAAGTTTTTAA
- a CDS encoding 4-hydroxy-3-methylbut-2-en-1-yl diphosphate synthase has protein sequence MTSSFPKNTTRRYAHSVKIGNLYIGSDHTIKNQSMTTTPTANVDATVAQICDLVEAQCDIVRVAVQGIKEAQACERIKEQLINKGIYVPIVADIHFFPQAATHVVDFVDKVRINPGNFVDKRNMFTGRSPANYADSLKRLEDKFTPLVEKCQRLQKALRIGVNHGSLSERILQRYGDTIEGMVMSALEYITICEKLGYRDVVFSMKSSNPKVMIAAYRQLAKDLDARGWHYPLHLGVTEAGMGRDGIIKSAVGIGTLLAEGLGDTIRCSLTGCPTQEIPVCTALLKHTTVYHDLPKQHNPFALENSESFTRAAKNITKTTPWGAVYGVFLKLYEHHLEGASAETLLEALGIDTETKKTSPTTPDGVVVPEHFLDTPIVEKLKNYILVFHYYQVPCLYDDNENLWDTASTLTSPFVHYHASPPFMHSVRNFFKKKKQQTQPVKLVFSQDTQDECTATVSIATEFGAVLLDNLGDAVILDLPYIPLQVSREIAFSTLQSAGVRLVKTEYISCPGCGRTLFNLPEVTKRIQEKTKHLVGLKIAVMGCIVNGPGEMADADFGFVGSKTGMVDLYVKHTCVKSHIPMENAEEELIHLLKEHGVWKNPE, from the coding sequence ATGACATCCTCCTTTCCCAAGAACACAACTCGGCGCTATGCCCATTCAGTAAAAATAGGCAATCTATACATAGGTAGTGATCATACCATTAAAAATCAGTCCATGACTACAACCCCAACTGCAAATGTCGATGCTACAGTGGCACAAATTTGCGATCTTGTGGAAGCTCAATGTGACATTGTACGGGTTGCTGTACAGGGTATTAAAGAAGCTCAGGCATGCGAACGCATTAAAGAGCAACTTATAAACAAAGGGATTTATGTTCCTATAGTTGCGGATATCCACTTTTTTCCCCAAGCTGCTACACATGTTGTAGACTTTGTAGATAAAGTACGCATTAATCCAGGAAATTTTGTTGATAAGCGAAATATGTTTACAGGAAGAAGCCCTGCAAACTATGCGGATAGTCTTAAGCGCCTGGAAGATAAATTCACTCCTCTAGTTGAGAAATGCCAACGCCTTCAAAAAGCCTTGCGTATTGGAGTAAATCACGGCTCCCTCTCTGAACGCATATTACAACGCTACGGAGACACTATTGAAGGTATGGTAATGTCAGCTCTAGAATACATTACCATATGTGAAAAACTTGGCTATCGTGATGTTGTTTTCTCAATGAAATCCAGCAATCCTAAAGTTATGATTGCTGCTTACCGTCAACTTGCTAAAGATCTCGATGCTCGTGGCTGGCATTACCCTCTCCATTTAGGAGTTACCGAAGCAGGAATGGGAAGAGACGGAATTATCAAGTCTGCTGTAGGCATAGGTACCTTACTTGCTGAAGGATTAGGCGATACCATTCGTTGCTCTCTGACGGGATGCCCCACACAAGAAATCCCTGTGTGTACAGCTCTATTAAAACATACAACAGTGTATCATGATCTTCCTAAGCAACATAATCCCTTTGCTTTAGAGAATTCTGAAAGTTTTACCCGTGCTGCAAAAAACATCACCAAAACCACCCCATGGGGAGCTGTATACGGTGTATTTCTCAAACTCTATGAGCACCATCTAGAAGGAGCTTCCGCAGAGACTCTCTTAGAAGCTTTAGGTATTGATACAGAAACAAAGAAAACATCCCCAACAACTCCTGACGGAGTGGTTGTTCCAGAACATTTTCTAGACACTCCTATCGTGGAAAAGTTAAAAAACTACATCCTTGTCTTTCACTATTATCAAGTGCCTTGTCTATACGATGACAATGAAAATCTATGGGATACTGCATCTACACTAACATCTCCTTTTGTTCATTATCACGCCTCCCCTCCATTTATGCATAGTGTTAGAAACTTCTTTAAAAAGAAAAAACAACAAACGCAACCCGTAAAGCTTGTATTTTCTCAAGATACACAAGATGAATGCACTGCTACAGTATCTATAGCTACAGAATTTGGAGCCGTACTCTTAGACAATCTAGGCGATGCTGTAATCTTAGATCTTCCCTATATTCCTCTCCAAGTGTCCAGAGAAATTGCTTTCAGCACACTACAAAGCGCCGGAGTACGCTTAGTAAAAACCGAATATATCTCCTGTCCCGGATGTGGAAGAACTCTTTTTAATCTCCCTGAGGTAACAAAACGTATTCAAGAAAAAACTAAACATCTTGTAGGATTAAAAATTGCTGTCATGGGATGTATTGTAAACGGTCCAGGAGAAATGGCGGATGCTGATTTTGGATTTGTAGGATCTAAGACAGGTATGGTGGACTTGTATGTAAAACATACGTGTGTAAAATCTCACATTCCCATGGAAAATGCCGAAGAAGAATTAATCCACCTGTTAAAAGAGCATGGTGTTTGGAAAAATCCTGAATAA
- a CDS encoding 2-oxoglutarate dehydrogenase E1 component, which translates to MDSEFAGQVHSLDIAWIESMFQRFLRNETIDSSWKYFFQGYQLGLESTLSSSEEMKDHDTLQEKKAQFLLMIYRYYGYLQSQISPLTSASPSSLIQEKIKKIDLNEMVPSLGLLPKEQVSVRELIQELDNCYCCGLAVEALTCSPQLQEYVWQLMEGKVPSRSVEELLRSYQDLCKASFFEEFLQIKFTGQKRFSLEGGESLIPMLEHLVHFGVGLGITDYVFGMAHRGRLNVLTNVFGKPYRDVFMEFEDDPQSRGIDHVGDVKYHKGYVSRSQDRCGKEIVRVMLPNPSHLEAVDPVVEGVVAALQHRDSEDQEHSCLAILIHGDAAFSGQGVVYETLQLSQIPGYATKGTLHIVINNHIGFTAQPRESRSTPYCTDIAKMFGIPVFRVNGEDVVSCLRAIEYSLKVREKFACDVIIDFCCYRKHGHNESDDPSITSPLLYDEIKKKPSIREIFRKFLLSQKFLEISEDKLVQIENDVHEILHQEFQLLKEKDFQLSPRGCRHCDRMNLGELLVNSLDVSLDQDTVRGISSKLCGLPENFTPHPKIKSLIEKRMKMASGEIGFDWGMAEELAFASLLIEKFSLRISGQDSIRGTFSQRHLLWSDIHSGDTYTPLYHLSPDQGSLEIYNSPLSEYAVLGFEYGYAQQAERTLVIWEAQFGDFSNGAQIIFDQYISSAIQKWDLHSDLVVLLPHGYEGQGPEHSSARIERYLQLAANWNFQIVLPSTPVQYFRILREHTKRDLSLPLIVFTPKMLLRYPECTSSIDDFASYGGFQAILEDSEPNYHAKILVLCSGKIYYDFQSTVAQKKREKDFACLRIESLYPLHLEKLSHLLRKYSQVIHYVWLQEEPQNMGAYDYIFMATQDLFPKKLLCVTRPRSSSPATGSSRLHKQELLTLMETLFSLGSV; encoded by the coding sequence ATGGATTCTGAGTTTGCTGGACAAGTCCATTCTTTAGATATTGCTTGGATTGAGTCTATGTTTCAACGATTTTTGCGTAATGAAACCATAGATTCTTCATGGAAATACTTTTTTCAGGGATATCAATTGGGGCTTGAAAGCACATTGTCTTCATCAGAAGAGATGAAAGATCATGATACTTTACAGGAGAAAAAAGCTCAGTTTCTTCTTATGATTTATAGGTATTATGGGTATTTGCAAAGTCAAATTTCTCCATTGACTTCTGCTAGTCCCTCATCATTGATTCAAGAAAAAATCAAAAAAATTGATCTTAATGAAATGGTGCCTTCTTTAGGGTTGCTTCCTAAAGAACAAGTTTCTGTTCGAGAGCTTATTCAAGAGTTGGATAACTGTTATTGTTGTGGATTAGCAGTAGAAGCTTTAACGTGTTCTCCGCAATTGCAGGAATATGTGTGGCAGCTCATGGAGGGGAAGGTACCGTCGCGATCTGTAGAAGAGTTGCTGAGAAGTTACCAAGATCTATGTAAAGCATCCTTTTTTGAAGAGTTCCTTCAGATTAAATTTACAGGTCAGAAAAGATTTTCTTTGGAGGGAGGAGAGAGCCTTATCCCCATGTTGGAACATCTTGTTCATTTTGGAGTGGGACTAGGAATTACAGATTATGTGTTTGGAATGGCCCATCGTGGGCGATTAAATGTGTTAACTAATGTCTTTGGGAAACCCTATAGAGATGTGTTCATGGAGTTTGAAGATGATCCCCAATCTCGAGGAATTGATCATGTGGGGGATGTCAAGTATCACAAGGGCTATGTATCGAGATCTCAGGATAGATGCGGAAAGGAAATTGTTCGTGTTATGCTTCCTAATCCCAGCCATTTGGAAGCGGTAGATCCCGTGGTCGAAGGAGTTGTCGCTGCTTTGCAACACAGAGATTCTGAAGATCAAGAACATTCTTGTTTAGCCATTTTGATTCATGGTGACGCCGCATTTTCAGGACAAGGAGTTGTTTATGAAACTTTACAATTAAGTCAGATCCCTGGATATGCGACAAAAGGCACTCTACATATTGTAATTAATAATCATATTGGCTTTACTGCCCAACCTCGAGAATCTCGCTCTACACCCTATTGTACAGATATTGCCAAGATGTTTGGGATTCCCGTATTTCGGGTTAATGGAGAGGATGTTGTCTCCTGTTTACGAGCTATAGAATATTCCCTTAAGGTACGAGAGAAATTTGCATGTGATGTGATTATTGATTTCTGTTGTTACCGTAAACATGGGCATAATGAAAGTGATGATCCTTCAATCACATCTCCTTTGCTTTATGATGAGATTAAGAAAAAACCTTCGATTCGTGAGATTTTTAGAAAATTCCTGTTAAGTCAAAAGTTTTTAGAGATTTCTGAGGACAAATTAGTACAGATAGAAAATGATGTTCACGAGATTTTACATCAGGAATTTCAGTTATTGAAAGAAAAAGATTTCCAACTTTCTCCAAGGGGATGCCGACATTGTGATCGTATGAATCTTGGGGAATTATTAGTGAATTCTCTTGATGTTTCTTTAGATCAGGATACAGTACGTGGAATTAGCTCGAAGTTATGTGGTCTCCCAGAGAATTTCACCCCCCACCCTAAGATAAAATCTCTTATTGAAAAAAGAATGAAAATGGCTAGTGGAGAAATAGGGTTTGACTGGGGGATGGCTGAGGAACTGGCTTTTGCCTCACTACTCATAGAAAAGTTTTCCTTGAGGATTTCTGGTCAAGATTCGATCCGAGGAACTTTTAGTCAGAGGCACTTGTTGTGGAGTGATATACACTCCGGAGATACGTATACGCCCTTGTATCATTTGTCTCCAGATCAAGGTTCTTTAGAAATCTATAATTCTCCTTTGTCTGAATATGCTGTTTTAGGTTTTGAATATGGATATGCACAACAAGCAGAACGTACGTTAGTCATTTGGGAAGCACAATTTGGTGATTTTTCCAATGGGGCGCAGATCATTTTCGATCAGTATATTTCTTCAGCTATTCAAAAATGGGATTTGCATTCCGATCTTGTTGTTCTTTTACCTCATGGTTATGAAGGGCAAGGGCCTGAGCATTCTTCTGCACGTATAGAAAGGTATTTGCAGTTGGCAGCAAATTGGAATTTTCAAATCGTTCTTCCTTCGACTCCTGTTCAGTATTTTCGTATTCTTCGCGAGCACACAAAAAGGGATCTTTCCTTACCCCTTATTGTCTTCACTCCCAAAATGTTGTTGCGATATCCTGAATGCACTAGTTCTATAGATGACTTTGCTAGTTATGGGGGATTTCAGGCAATTTTAGAAGATAGTGAACCGAATTATCATGCTAAAATTTTAGTCTTGTGTTCAGGAAAAATTTATTACGATTTTCAATCTACTGTAGCTCAGAAGAAGAGAGAAAAGGATTTTGCGTGTTTACGTATTGAGAGTTTGTATCCTTTGCATCTTGAGAAGCTATCGCATTTGCTTAGGAAGTATTCTCAAGTAATTCATTATGTTTGGCTTCAAGAAGAGCCTCAGAATATGGGAGCCTATGATTATATATTCATGGCAACTCAAGATCTATTTCCTAAGAAGTTATTATGTGTAACGCGGCCTCGAAGTAGTTCTCCGGCTACAGGATCTTCACGTCTTCACAAGCAAGAATTGTTAACATTAATGGAAACACTGTTTTCTTTAGGTAGTGTATGA
- a CDS encoding leucyl aminopeptidase: MVLFYSQASCNKRVKADAVILPFWKVNNKAKCAVAVTKDCEAVYQAALDNFTGKSSGMELLYSLGQVPEKRILLLGLGKNEELTSQEVLEAYARATRVLRKAKCKTINVLLPTISTLRISAEEFVKNLAAGMLSLNYSYPKYCRDNSSTDPLLTKVTVYGIVSKIAEPIFRREESIFEGVYLTRDLVNGNADDITPKKLASIAQGLAKEFPSLDVNILNKEAILKEKMGLFAAVAKGAAVDPYFIVLSYRGKPKSKDHTVLIGKGVTFDSGGLDLKPGKAMLTMKEDMAGAATVLGILSAVAELELSVNVTGIIPATENPIDAAAYKMGDVYIGMSGLSVEIGSTDAEGRLILADAMTYALTYCNPTRIIDFATLTGAMVISLGEDVAGLFSNNDILAQDLLETSAETGESLWRLPLVDKYDKALNSDIADMKNIGNNRAGAITAALFLRRFLDKHSVAWAHLDIAGTAYREKDEDLFPKYASGFGVRCLTYYLAKFLSK; the protein is encoded by the coding sequence GTGGTATTGTTTTATTCTCAAGCGTCTTGTAATAAACGTGTTAAGGCTGACGCAGTGATTTTGCCTTTTTGGAAGGTAAACAATAAGGCAAAATGTGCTGTAGCAGTAACAAAAGATTGTGAAGCCGTATATCAAGCAGCTTTGGATAATTTTACAGGGAAAAGTAGTGGGATGGAATTGCTGTATAGTTTAGGGCAGGTCCCTGAAAAGCGTATCCTACTTTTAGGTTTAGGGAAAAATGAGGAATTAACTTCACAAGAGGTTTTAGAAGCTTATGCTCGGGCAACACGCGTGCTGCGTAAAGCAAAGTGTAAGACTATCAATGTCCTTCTTCCTACAATTTCTACGTTACGTATTTCTGCAGAGGAATTTGTGAAAAATCTGGCAGCGGGAATGTTATCCTTAAATTACAGCTATCCTAAGTATTGTAGGGACAACAGTTCTACAGATCCTCTGTTAACTAAGGTTACTGTCTATGGTATTGTCTCCAAGATTGCTGAGCCGATTTTTAGAAGAGAAGAGAGTATTTTTGAGGGGGTATACCTTACCCGAGATTTAGTTAATGGGAATGCCGACGACATTACTCCAAAAAAATTAGCAAGTATTGCTCAAGGGCTAGCTAAGGAATTTCCTAGTTTGGATGTGAATATTCTTAACAAAGAAGCAATTCTTAAGGAAAAAATGGGATTATTTGCTGCTGTTGCTAAAGGCGCGGCTGTAGATCCTTATTTTATTGTTTTAAGTTATCGGGGAAAGCCAAAATCCAAGGATCATACTGTATTGATTGGTAAAGGGGTAACCTTTGATTCTGGAGGGCTCGATCTAAAGCCAGGGAAAGCTATGTTAACTATGAAGGAAGACATGGCAGGAGCAGCGACTGTCTTAGGGATTCTTTCAGCGGTAGCAGAGTTGGAACTCTCAGTCAATGTAACAGGAATTATCCCTGCTACAGAAAACCCTATTGATGCTGCTGCGTATAAGATGGGGGATGTTTATATAGGGATGTCAGGACTATCTGTAGAAATTGGTAGTACAGATGCTGAGGGACGACTAATTCTTGCAGATGCAATGACTTATGCTTTGACATACTGTAATCCTACACGAATTATTGATTTTGCTACTTTAACGGGAGCGATGGTAATTTCCTTAGGAGAGGACGTAGCAGGTTTGTTCTCGAATAATGATATTTTAGCTCAAGATCTTTTGGAAACGTCAGCAGAAACAGGAGAATCTTTATGGAGATTACCTCTCGTTGACAAGTATGATAAAGCATTAAACTCGGATATTGCCGATATGAAGAATATAGGAAATAATCGTGCAGGAGCTATTACAGCAGCGCTTTTTTTAAGACGATTTTTAGATAAGCATTCTGTAGCTTGGGCACATTTGGATATTGCTGGTACGGCGTATCGTGAGAAAGACGAAGATCTATTTCCGAAATATGCTTCGGGTTTTGGCGTCCGGTGCCTCACTTATTATTTAGCAAAATTTTTGTCTAAGTAA
- the hemW gene encoding radical SAM family heme chaperone HemW: MSGKQPLALYIHIPFCSKKCHYCSFYTIPYREELIELYCDQVLQEGLHKFASLKELYFIDTVFFGGGTPSLIPPHYLNKILNVLSPCAREITLEANPENLSESYLCQLMQTPINRISVGVQTFHDPLLKALGRTHSSTTAIQALHRCHQYGFTNLSIDLIYGLPTQTLEDFISDIYQALSLPITHLSLYNLTIDPHTSFYKHRHAVLPAIAKDQSLVAMSLFAENHLTAQGFLRYELASYAKPGAEAKHNLYYWTDRPFLGLGVSASQYLHHTRSKNLSRISHYLRAVRKHLPTQEFSECLPEKERIKESLALRLRLTQGARWKDFPLELLHALTSLPHLHDLFDKNDEFLLLNQRGRLFHDTIAEEIMNLSF, encoded by the coding sequence ATGAGTGGTAAGCAGCCTCTAGCTCTTTACATCCATATTCCTTTTTGTTCAAAAAAATGCCATTATTGTAGCTTTTATACAATTCCTTATCGCGAGGAATTAATAGAGCTCTATTGTGATCAAGTTCTTCAAGAAGGGTTACATAAGTTTGCATCCCTAAAAGAACTCTATTTTATTGATACGGTATTTTTCGGAGGAGGAACTCCTTCATTAATTCCTCCTCATTACTTAAATAAAATCCTTAATGTTTTATCTCCCTGTGCACGAGAAATTACCCTAGAAGCAAATCCTGAAAATCTATCGGAATCCTACTTATGCCAGCTAATGCAGACTCCCATCAATAGAATTAGTGTGGGAGTACAAACATTCCATGACCCCCTTTTAAAAGCTCTAGGAAGAACACATTCATCAACAACAGCTATTCAAGCTTTACATCGTTGCCATCAATATGGTTTTACAAATCTTTCTATTGATCTTATTTATGGTCTACCCACGCAAACTCTTGAGGATTTCATCTCAGACATCTACCAAGCTCTTTCTCTTCCTATTACCCATCTTTCTCTCTATAATCTCACTATAGACCCTCATACGTCGTTTTATAAACATCGACATGCTGTCCTCCCTGCCATTGCTAAGGATCAGTCCCTAGTAGCTATGAGCCTCTTTGCTGAAAACCACCTCACAGCCCAGGGATTCTTACGCTACGAACTCGCCTCCTATGCAAAACCAGGTGCAGAAGCCAAGCATAATCTCTACTACTGGACAGACCGCCCATTTCTAGGATTAGGCGTTTCTGCTTCCCAGTATCTGCACCACACGCGATCCAAAAATCTATCGAGAATCTCTCACTATCTACGTGCTGTACGTAAACATCTTCCTACTCAAGAATTCTCAGAGTGCCTCCCAGAAAAAGAACGTATTAAAGAATCCCTGGCTCTTCGACTACGACTAACTCAAGGAGCACGATGGAAAGACTTTCCCCTGGAGCTTCTGCACGCCTTGACCTCCCTACCGCATCTTCACGACCTCTTCGACAAAAACGATGAATTCCTTTTACTCAATCAACGGGGTCGTTTATTTCATGATACTATTGCAGAAGAAATCATGAATCTTTCTTTTTAA
- a CDS encoding type III secretion chaperone Slc1 — translation MSRQNAEENLKNFAKELKLPDVAFDQNNTCILFVDGEFSLHLTYEEHSDRLYVYAPLLDGLPDNTQRKLLLYEKLLEGSMLGGQMAGGGVGVATKEQLILMHCVLDMKYAETNLLKAFAQLFIETVVKWRTVCADICAGREPSVDTMPQMPQTGGGMQPPPSGIRA, via the coding sequence ATGTCCAGGCAAAATGCTGAGGAAAATCTAAAAAATTTTGCTAAAGAACTCAAGCTCCCTGATGTAGCTTTTGATCAAAATAATACGTGCATTTTGTTTGTTGATGGCGAATTTTCTCTTCACCTCACTTACGAAGAGCATTCAGATCGTTTGTATGTTTATGCTCCTTTATTAGATGGCTTGCCAGACAATACACAAAGAAAGTTGCTTTTATATGAAAAGCTCTTAGAGGGATCCATGCTTGGTGGACAAATGGCTGGCGGTGGTGTTGGAGTTGCAACTAAAGAGCAATTAATTTTAATGCATTGTGTTCTTGATATGAAATATGCTGAAACAAATCTATTAAAAGCTTTTGCTCAATTGTTTATTGAAACTGTTGTGAAATGGCGAACTGTTTGTGCTGATATTTGTGCTGGTAGAGAACCTTCTGTAGATACTATGCCTCAAATGCCTCAGACAGGAGGAGGAATGCAACCACCTCCTTCAGGAATCCGCGCCTAG
- a CDS encoding single-stranded DNA-binding protein has product MMCGYFFGYLGADPEERMTSKGKRVVVLRLGVKSRVGTKDETVWCKCNIWHNRYDKMLPYLKKGSGVIVAGDIAVESYMSKDGTPQSSLVISVDTLKFSPFNGRGETRFSAGMENVSQQDSMSLGFEGESLDTEVLSDKDMYAGCGQGQQYVCEDVPF; this is encoded by the coding sequence ATGATGTGCGGTTATTTTTTTGGGTATCTGGGAGCTGACCCTGAAGAAAGAATGACTTCAAAAGGCAAACGTGTTGTTGTTTTGCGTTTAGGAGTAAAGTCTCGTGTGGGAACAAAAGACGAGACAGTATGGTGTAAATGTAATATTTGGCATAATCGTTATGATAAGATGCTCCCATACTTGAAAAAAGGATCAGGAGTGATTGTTGCTGGAGACATTGCTGTGGAAAGCTATATGAGTAAAGATGGTACACCACAGTCTTCTTTAGTAATTAGTGTAGATACCTTGAAATTTAGTCCTTTTAATGGCAGAGGAGAGACGCGTTTTTCAGCAGGAATGGAAAATGTTTCTCAGCAAGATTCTATGTCTTTAGGTTTTGAAGGGGAAAGCTTAGATACAGAAGTCCTATCAGATAAGGATATGTATGCTGGCTGTGGACAAGGTCAGCAATACGTTTGTGAAGATGTTCCTTTTTAA
- the pgeF gene encoding peptidoglycan editing factor PgeF, with amino-acid sequence MGTTHKGNNLTKLVFPELATFPIRHGLFPKQLDNEGKVDSPKNEDICQSLGAQRFCDLHQVHSTTVRHVKKTTPQGLPGDGLYTQEPWFSLHIRHSDCQPAIFYDPEKHVIANVHAGWRGLVGNIYSVTVATLKKVFHSRPQDLIVIVGPSLGPEYAVYPDYQELFPASFFPLMPEKNHMDFRAVARKQLLDLGISRSKITISERCTYKEHDTFFSSRYRNLHSDPQEKNPHTKKSNVTAVLLLPRE; translated from the coding sequence ATGGGTACAACACATAAAGGCAATAACTTAACTAAGCTCGTATTCCCTGAGCTTGCGACTTTCCCCATTCGTCACGGCTTATTTCCTAAGCAACTAGATAATGAAGGAAAAGTCGACTCCCCTAAAAACGAAGATATTTGCCAATCTTTAGGAGCTCAGAGGTTTTGTGATCTCCACCAAGTACATAGTACAACAGTACGTCATGTGAAAAAAACAACACCTCAAGGATTACCTGGAGATGGTTTATATACTCAAGAGCCCTGGTTTTCTTTACATATTCGTCATTCGGATTGCCAACCAGCGATCTTCTATGATCCTGAGAAACATGTGATTGCTAATGTCCATGCCGGTTGGCGCGGACTTGTAGGGAATATCTACTCTGTCACAGTTGCTACTTTAAAAAAAGTATTTCACTCCCGTCCTCAAGACCTTATCGTGATTGTTGGCCCTTCTTTAGGTCCTGAATATGCTGTCTATCCTGATTACCAGGAACTCTTCCCCGCAAGCTTTTTCCCCTTAATGCCAGAAAAAAATCATATGGATTTTCGTGCTGTAGCTAGAAAACAACTTCTTGATTTAGGTATTTCTCGATCGAAAATTACGATTTCTGAACGATGTACTTATAAAGAACATGACACTTTCTTTTCTTCACGATACCGAAATCTTCATTCGGATCCTCAAGAGAAGAATCCTCACACAAAAAAAAGTAACGTGACCGCCGTTCTTCTTCTTCCTAGGGAATAA